A stretch of the Psychroserpens sp. Hel_I_66 genome encodes the following:
- the arfB gene encoding alternative ribosome rescue aminoacyl-tRNA hydrolase ArfB, translating to MFDEVAILNELSFKFVRSSGAGGQHVNKTSSKAELTFDLDNSQFLDDGQKELLKTNLQSRLTKENILILQCGESRSQHKNKSIVIQRFLDLIKENLIEEKDRIPTKIPRAVVRKRLTNKRKTSEKKANRKPPEIN from the coding sequence ATGTTTGATGAAGTAGCCATTTTAAATGAGTTGAGTTTTAAGTTCGTTAGAAGCTCTGGAGCAGGAGGACAGCACGTTAATAAAACATCATCTAAAGCAGAACTTACATTTGATTTAGACAACTCACAATTTTTAGATGATGGCCAGAAAGAGCTCCTCAAAACGAATTTGCAATCTCGGCTAACAAAAGAAAATATTCTCATTTTACAATGTGGAGAAAGTAGAAGTCAGCACAAAAATAAGTCAATAGTTATCCAACGCTTTTTAGACTTGATTAAAGAGAATTTAATAGAGGAAAAAGATCGTATTCCCACCAAAATCCCAAGAGCTGTGGTTAGAAAACGTTTGACGAACAAACGCAAAACTTCAGAAAAAAAAGCAAATAGAAAACCTCCAGAAATCAATTAA
- the greA gene encoding transcription elongation factor GreA has protein sequence MSKVSYYTAEGLKKLRDELRQLKDIERPKASQAIAEARDKGDLSENAEYDAAKEAQGMLEMKISKLEETLAGARVIDESQMDTSKALVLSKVRIKNQTNGMEMTYTLVADGEADLASGKLSVNSPIGKGLLGKSVGEVAEVQVPNGIMKFDVLEISR, from the coding sequence ATGAGTAAAGTATCTTATTATACTGCGGAAGGTTTAAAAAAACTAAGAGACGAACTTAGACAATTAAAAGATATAGAACGTCCAAAAGCATCTCAAGCCATAGCGGAAGCTAGGGACAAAGGTGATTTGAGTGAAAATGCAGAATATGATGCTGCAAAAGAAGCTCAAGGGATGTTAGAGATGAAAATTTCTAAACTGGAAGAAACTTTAGCTGGAGCACGAGTAATTGATGAATCTCAAATGGATACCTCAAAAGCGTTGGTACTCTCTAAAGTGAGAATAAAAAACCAGACCAATGGTATGGAAATGACCTATACTTTGGTGGCAGATGGCGAAGCAGATTTAGCATCTGGAAAATTATCTGTTAATTCTCCCATCGGAAAAGGGCTGTTAGGTAAATCTGTAGGTGAAGTTGCAGAGGTGCAAGTGCCAAACGGAATCATGAAATTTGATGTTTTAGAAATTTCTAGATAA
- a CDS encoding TonB-dependent receptor domain-containing protein translates to MKILFKKLSLRAESRSLKKQFIFTFLILSCMLSFAQEKQQDSTKTEKLDEVLVKAVRVEATSPITHTNVTKKELAKRNLGQDIPVLLNYLPSVVTTTDAGAGVGYTGIRVRGINAQSTNVTINGIPYNDAESLGTFWVNLGDFASSVESLQLQRGVGTSTNGSGAFGASINVLTDAVSKESNGEISNSFGSYNTRKHTIKFSTGLLNDHIEIAGRLSNISSDGYIDRARTDLKSYFLQGSYIDDNTLIKAITFGGKEVTYQAWNGIDAQTLKEDRTFNPSGIYTDADGNTRFYDNEVDNYNQDHYQLHWNQRYNNRWSTNIGLNYTYGRGYFEQYREDEDFADYDLTPLEIGGETVETTDLIRRRWLDNDFYVINANANYKNNEVDIIFGSSYSFYDGDHFGEIIWAEFASNSEIRDRYYEGNGKKTDLSFFTKATYRLNDKVSLYGDLQMRLVDYKTSGLTSDRVPFNVDENYNFFNPKAGITYTLNTNNSLYFSYARANREPNRSDFENNATVKPEQLNDFELGWRHNTQKFRLNVNGYYMLYNEQLVLTGQIDTTGDPIRTNNGDSYRLGIEVDAAVAITNKFSVQPNFTISSNKNKQTFESVNGELLNLGKTDISFSPEFIAANAFVFQPKEGFQVSLLSKFVGEQFMGNTENPDSKLESYFVNDLNITYEWNTKSIFESVVFSGLVNNIFNEKYVSNGYFGSFDFADDTSPTGTTTGYFAGFYPQATTNFLVGVTLKF, encoded by the coding sequence ATGAAAATTTTATTCAAAAAACTGTCACTTCGAGCAGAGTCGAGAAGTCTCAAAAAACAATTTATTTTTACATTTTTAATCTTGAGCTGTATGTTAAGTTTTGCTCAAGAAAAACAGCAAGATTCTACCAAAACCGAAAAACTAGACGAAGTTCTAGTCAAAGCAGTAAGAGTAGAAGCTACATCACCAATTACCCACACCAACGTCACAAAAAAGGAATTGGCAAAACGTAATTTAGGACAAGATATTCCTGTTCTTTTAAATTATCTCCCATCTGTCGTCACAACTACAGATGCTGGTGCAGGAGTGGGTTATACAGGTATTCGGGTGCGTGGTATCAATGCACAATCCACAAATGTGACCATTAATGGTATACCTTACAACGATGCCGAATCTTTAGGCACGTTTTGGGTGAATCTTGGTGATTTTGCATCTTCCGTAGAAAGTTTACAATTGCAACGTGGTGTTGGTACATCAACCAATGGATCTGGTGCTTTTGGTGCCAGTATTAATGTCTTGACCGATGCGGTTTCCAAAGAATCTAACGGAGAGATTTCTAATTCCTTCGGAAGTTATAATACCCGAAAGCACACCATAAAATTCAGTACAGGATTGCTTAATGACCATATAGAAATCGCTGGTCGATTGTCCAATATTTCCTCAGATGGATATATTGATAGAGCAAGAACAGATTTAAAATCTTACTTTTTACAGGGCTCATATATTGACGATAACACATTGATCAAAGCCATCACTTTTGGCGGAAAAGAAGTTACTTACCAAGCCTGGAATGGTATCGATGCACAAACATTAAAAGAGGATCGTACATTTAATCCATCTGGAATTTATACAGATGCAGATGGCAATACGCGCTTTTATGACAACGAAGTTGATAATTACAACCAAGACCATTATCAATTACACTGGAACCAACGATACAATAACAGATGGTCCACAAATATTGGATTGAACTACACCTACGGAAGAGGTTATTTTGAGCAATATAGAGAAGACGAGGATTTTGCAGATTACGATTTGACACCTTTGGAGATTGGTGGTGAAACCGTTGAAACGACCGATTTAATTAGACGAAGATGGTTAGACAATGATTTTTACGTAATCAATGCAAACGCCAATTATAAAAATAATGAAGTAGACATTATCTTCGGAAGTTCCTACAGTTTCTACGATGGAGACCATTTTGGAGAAATCATCTGGGCAGAATTTGCCAGTAATAGTGAAATAAGGGACCGTTATTATGAAGGAAACGGGAAGAAAACAGATTTGAGTTTCTTTACAAAAGCAACCTATAGGCTTAATGATAAAGTAAGCTTGTATGGTGATTTACAAATGCGTTTGGTAGATTATAAAACATCTGGTCTAACTTCAGATAGAGTGCCTTTTAATGTAGATGAAAACTATAATTTTTTCAATCCAAAGGCAGGAATAACCTATACATTAAACACCAATAACAGTTTGTATTTCTCTTACGCAAGAGCCAACAGAGAGCCCAACCGAAGCGATTTTGAAAACAACGCAACCGTGAAACCAGAACAACTTAATGATTTTGAGTTAGGCTGGAGACACAACACCCAAAAGTTTAGGTTAAATGTTAATGGATATTACATGCTTTACAACGAGCAATTGGTGCTCACAGGTCAAATTGATACTACGGGAGATCCAATTAGAACTAATAATGGAGACAGTTACCGTTTAGGTATAGAAGTGGATGCAGCTGTGGCAATTACAAATAAATTTTCTGTACAACCAAATTTTACAATAAGCTCAAACAAGAATAAACAAACGTTCGAGTCTGTAAACGGAGAACTTTTAAATTTAGGAAAAACAGATATTTCTTTTTCTCCGGAATTCATTGCAGCCAACGCCTTCGTGTTTCAGCCAAAAGAAGGGTTTCAGGTTTCGCTTTTAAGCAAATTTGTTGGCGAGCAATTTATGGGAAATACCGAAAACCCAGACTCTAAATTAGAAAGCTATTTTGTAAATGATTTAAATATTACTTACGAGTGGAACACAAAATCTATTTTTGAATCGGTTGTATTTTCAGGATTGGTAAATAATATATTTAATGAAAAGTATGTGTCTAACGGTTATTTTGGATCGTTCGATTTTGCAGATGATACAAGCCCAACTGGAACCACAACAGGATACTTTGCAGGTTTTTATCCGCAGGCAACGACTAACTTTTTGGTTGGTGTCACTTTAAAGTTCTAA
- a CDS encoding thiamine-binding protein, producing the protein MNISVELTLTPLHDNYEPAIIHFIKKLRASNLKVLENPLSTQVYGDYDEVMKILTIEIKEAFELIERGLLQMKIVKSDRYDYEPHF; encoded by the coding sequence ATGAACATATCGGTAGAATTGACATTGACACCATTGCACGACAATTACGAGCCTGCAATTATCCATTTTATTAAGAAATTGCGAGCATCTAATTTAAAAGTACTTGAGAACCCTTTGAGCACTCAGGTGTATGGCGATTATGATGAAGTGATGAAAATATTAACCATAGAAATAAAAGAGGCGTTCGAGTTGATAGAAAGAGGGCTGTTGCAAATGAAAATAGTAAAATCTGATCGTTACGATTATGAACCACATTTTTGA
- a CDS encoding HIT family protein, which translates to MASIFTKIISGDIPSYKVAETEDYLAFLDINPNAKGHTLCIPKKEVDKLFDLDEVTYHGLMEFSRQVAIAVEKAIPCKRVGLTVIGLEVPHVHVHLIPLNSMDDARFINKTNFEKEEFERIAAKIASYL; encoded by the coding sequence ATGGCTTCTATTTTCACAAAAATCATTTCGGGTGACATTCCATCTTACAAAGTTGCAGAGACTGAAGATTATTTAGCTTTTTTGGATATCAATCCAAATGCTAAGGGTCATACACTATGCATCCCAAAAAAAGAAGTAGATAAACTATTTGATTTAGATGAGGTCACTTATCATGGCTTGATGGAGTTTTCCAGACAAGTTGCCATCGCTGTAGAAAAAGCGATACCATGTAAGCGTGTTGGTTTGACAGTGATCGGTTTGGAAGTACCACATGTTCATGTGCATTTAATCCCTTTGAATTCTATGGACGATGCACGTTTTATAAATAAAACGAATTTTGAGAAAGAAGAATTTGAACGTATTGCAGCTAAGATTGCCTCGTATTTGTGA
- the pnuC gene encoding nicotinamide riboside transporter PnuC, translating into MNHIFEFFFGQYYDYSTIDISLEIIAVIFGFLSVWFSKQNRIWVFPTGMISTAIFVYLLLKWELLGDMMINIYYFIMSVYGWYIWTRKVDASHVTPISQTTQKEKQIGVVIFIATLLFVFAVYKIFDKWTSWVAYVDTFTTAIFFVGMWLMARRKIENWIFWIIGDIISVPLYFYKGFTFTSFQYLGFTIIAIFGYLAWKKSLNKSITLAQTV; encoded by the coding sequence ATGAACCACATTTTTGAGTTCTTTTTTGGCCAATATTACGACTATTCAACAATAGATATCTCATTAGAGATCATAGCGGTCATTTTTGGATTTCTATCCGTTTGGTTCTCCAAGCAAAACAGGATTTGGGTTTTTCCAACGGGCATGATTAGCACCGCAATATTCGTTTACCTCCTTTTAAAATGGGAGCTATTGGGTGATATGATGATCAATATTTATTATTTCATAATGAGTGTTTACGGTTGGTATATCTGGACCAGAAAAGTGGATGCATCCCATGTCACCCCTATCTCTCAAACCACCCAAAAAGAAAAACAAATAGGTGTCGTTATTTTTATTGCTACACTGTTGTTTGTTTTTGCGGTTTACAAAATCTTTGATAAGTGGACGAGTTGGGTGGCCTATGTGGATACATTTACAACCGCCATATTTTTTGTTGGCATGTGGTTGATGGCGAGACGAAAAATAGAAAACTGGATCTTTTGGATTATTGGAGACATCATTTCTGTACCGCTCTATTTTTATAAAGGATTTACATTTACCAGCTTTCAATATTTAGGATTTACAATCATTGCCATTTTTGGCTATTTAGCATGGAAGAAAAGCTTAAACAAATCAATAACATTAGCCCAAACTGTATAA
- a CDS encoding AAA family ATPase, producing MEEKLKQINNISPNCIKIVLYGPESTGKSSLAKELASWYNTVYVKEFSRIYAEAKAQNNELLTSEDVLPIAIGQIAMENHQLKTANKLLICDTDLLETKVYSEYYYDGFCPDAVVRYAYLNTYDLYFLTYIDTPWEADGIRDQPKNRLKLFNLFQKELINTKKPYVLVKGTFEERLNLCKTQIDNLLKKEH from the coding sequence ATGGAAGAAAAGCTTAAACAAATCAATAACATTAGCCCAAACTGTATAAAAATTGTTTTATACGGTCCAGAATCTACAGGTAAATCGTCTCTTGCAAAAGAATTGGCGAGTTGGTACAATACAGTCTATGTAAAAGAGTTTTCTCGTATATATGCTGAAGCTAAAGCACAAAACAATGAGCTTTTAACAAGTGAAGATGTCCTGCCAATAGCTATCGGGCAAATAGCTATGGAAAACCATCAACTAAAAACAGCTAATAAATTGTTGATTTGCGATACAGATTTATTGGAAACAAAAGTATATTCGGAATATTATTACGATGGTTTCTGTCCAGATGCTGTAGTAAGGTATGCTTATCTAAACACATATGATTTGTATTTTTTAACTTATATTGACACACCTTGGGAAGCAGATGGCATTAGGGACCAACCCAAAAATAGATTGAAATTATTTAATCTTTTTCAAAAAGAATTGATAAATACCAAAAAGCCATATGTTTTGGTAAAAGGAACATTTGAAGAACGATTAAACCTATGTAAAACCCAAATTGATAACCTATTAAAAAAAGAGCATTGA
- a CDS encoding DUF4301 family protein: protein MNFTHKDIQQIENKGLTVKKVEQQINLFENGLPFANLVSEATIDNGILKLSNKEEDNYISKFNDKRDNISILKFVPASGAATRMFKFLFTFLEEYIIEKGSINSYINKTKNKDLSIFFVGLEKFPFYHIVVNRLQDMYPNFEDRTINEQGLRFVQTMLDSDKLNYGNSPKGLLPFHEYKNQVISTAFEEHLYESALYASNTKAAKLHFTISEKHSHIFDEEFKRIEKHVEDKTGCKFDISFSYQKESTDTISVNSKNKPFREDDGSLHFRPSGHGALIENLNDLNADIVFIKNIDNVVTKKYKEEVAKYKKVLAGILLEVQEMAFNYLKILDIGEISEEKSIEIAKFLVNKLNVRISLEFEKYSRKYQIEYLAEKLNRPIRVCGMVKNEGEPGGGPFWVKDESGNISLQIIESAQINKKSKRQKEILTGATHFNPVDLVCGIKNHKGEKYDLKKFVDQKAAFITMKTKTGKDIKALELPGLWNGSMANWNTIFVEVPLITFNPVKTVNDLLKAPHQIK from the coding sequence TTGAATTTTACGCATAAAGACATACAACAAATAGAAAATAAAGGATTAACCGTTAAAAAAGTTGAACAACAAATCAATTTGTTTGAGAACGGATTACCTTTTGCAAATCTGGTTTCAGAAGCTACAATAGATAACGGAATATTAAAACTATCAAACAAAGAAGAAGACAATTACATTTCTAAGTTTAATGATAAACGGGACAACATATCTATTTTAAAATTTGTTCCTGCATCTGGTGCTGCAACTAGGATGTTTAAGTTTTTGTTCACTTTTTTGGAGGAATATATTATAGAAAAAGGAAGTATAAACTCATATATTAACAAGACCAAAAACAAAGATCTGTCTATCTTTTTTGTGGGATTAGAGAAATTTCCTTTTTACCACATTGTAGTCAATAGATTGCAGGATATGTATCCAAACTTTGAAGACAGAACTATTAATGAGCAAGGTCTTAGGTTTGTTCAAACCATGTTGGATAGTGATAAATTAAACTACGGTAATTCTCCAAAAGGGTTGCTTCCTTTTCATGAATATAAAAATCAGGTGATTTCTACTGCTTTTGAGGAACATTTGTATGAATCTGCATTATATGCTTCAAATACAAAAGCAGCAAAATTACATTTTACAATTTCTGAAAAACACAGTCACATATTTGATGAAGAGTTTAAAAGAATTGAAAAACATGTAGAAGATAAAACAGGTTGCAAATTTGATATTTCGTTTTCTTACCAAAAAGAGTCTACAGATACCATATCGGTAAACTCAAAAAACAAACCTTTTAGAGAAGATGATGGGTCACTCCATTTTAGACCCTCTGGTCATGGCGCACTCATAGAAAATCTTAATGATTTAAATGCAGATATCGTGTTTATCAAAAACATTGATAATGTGGTTACGAAAAAATATAAAGAAGAGGTTGCCAAATACAAAAAAGTTTTGGCAGGTATTCTTTTAGAGGTTCAGGAGATGGCTTTTAATTATCTTAAAATTCTTGATATAGGCGAGATTTCCGAAGAAAAGAGTATAGAGATAGCTAAGTTTTTGGTGAATAAATTAAATGTAAGAATTAGCCTCGAGTTCGAAAAATACTCACGTAAGTATCAAATAGAATATTTAGCTGAAAAATTAAATCGCCCTATTCGAGTCTGCGGAATGGTAAAAAACGAAGGCGAACCTGGAGGAGGTCCTTTTTGGGTTAAGGACGAAAGCGGGAATATCTCACTTCAAATTATCGAGTCTGCCCAAATCAACAAAAAAAGCAAGCGCCAAAAGGAAATATTAACTGGAGCTACACATTTTAATCCTGTAGATTTAGTCTGCGGAATCAAAAACCATAAAGGCGAAAAATACGACTTAAAAAAGTTTGTAGATCAAAAAGCAGCGTTCATTACCATGAAAACAAAAACAGGAAAAGATATAAAAGCCCTAGAACTTCCTGGATTATGGAACGGTAGCATGGCAAACTGGAATACGATATTTGTTGAGGTACCTCTAATTACTTTCAATCCTGTAAAGACGGTGAATGATTTACTAAAAGCACCACATCAAATAAAGTAA
- the ahcY gene encoding adenosylhomocysteinase, whose product MSTKTTTYVPNKVKDMSLAAWGRKEIELAEAEMPGLMSLREEYNNEQPLKGARIAGCLHMTIQTAVLIETLQALGAEVTWSSCNIFSTQDQAAAAIADAGTAVYAWKDMTEEEFDWCIEQTLFFGEDRKPLNMILDDGGDLTNMVLDKYPELAPGIKGLSEETTTGVHRLYERVKNGTLTMPAINVNDSVTKSKFDNKYGCKESAVDAIRRATDLMLAGKRVTVCGYGDVGKGTAASFKGAGSIVTVTEIDPICALQAAMDGFEVKKLETVVGNSDIVITTTGNKDIVRDEHFKAMKDKTIVCNIGHFDNEIQMAWLNKNYGDTKDTIKPQVDKYTIDGKDIIVLAEGRLVNLGCATGHPSFVMSNSFTNQTLAQIELWKNSDNYENDVYMLPKHLDEKVAKLHLEKIGVELTELKDYQADYIGVTVDGPYKPEHYRY is encoded by the coding sequence ATGAGTACAAAAACTACGACTTACGTGCCTAACAAAGTGAAAGACATGTCTCTCGCTGCTTGGGGAAGAAAAGAAATCGAATTAGCGGAAGCTGAAATGCCAGGATTGATGAGTCTTCGTGAAGAATACAATAACGAACAACCCTTAAAAGGTGCTCGTATTGCAGGATGTCTTCACATGACCATTCAAACTGCTGTTTTAATTGAAACTTTACAAGCTTTAGGAGCAGAGGTTACATGGAGTTCTTGTAACATTTTCTCTACTCAAGATCAAGCTGCTGCTGCTATTGCAGATGCTGGAACTGCTGTTTACGCTTGGAAAGATATGACCGAAGAAGAATTTGATTGGTGTATTGAGCAAACGTTATTTTTTGGAGAAGATCGTAAGCCATTAAATATGATTCTTGATGATGGTGGAGATTTAACAAATATGGTTTTGGATAAATATCCAGAGCTAGCACCAGGGATCAAAGGGCTTTCTGAGGAAACTACAACTGGTGTTCACCGTCTATACGAGCGTGTAAAAAACGGAACGTTAACAATGCCTGCAATCAACGTGAATGACTCTGTTACAAAATCTAAATTTGACAACAAATATGGTTGCAAGGAATCTGCTGTAGATGCAATTCGTCGTGCAACAGATCTCATGCTTGCTGGAAAACGTGTAACCGTTTGTGGTTATGGTGATGTTGGTAAAGGTACTGCTGCGTCTTTTAAAGGTGCAGGTAGTATTGTAACGGTTACTGAAATTGATCCAATTTGCGCACTTCAAGCTGCAATGGACGGTTTTGAAGTTAAAAAACTAGAAACTGTTGTTGGAAATTCTGATATCGTTATTACAACTACAGGAAATAAAGACATCGTTCGTGATGAGCATTTTAAAGCAATGAAAGACAAAACGATCGTTTGTAACATCGGTCATTTTGATAATGAAATTCAAATGGCTTGGTTGAACAAAAACTATGGAGATACCAAAGACACTATCAAACCTCAAGTTGACAAATATACAATTGATGGTAAAGATATTATTGTACTTGCCGAAGGTCGTTTAGTAAACCTTGGTTGTGCCACTGGTCACCCAAGTTTCGTTATGAGTAATTCATTCACAAACCAAACTTTAGCTCAAATTGAGTTATGGAAAAATAGTGATAATTACGAAAATGATGTATACATGTTACCTAAGCATTTAGATGAAAAAGTGGCTAAATTACACTTAGAGAAAATTGGTGTTGAGCTTACAGAGCTTAAAGACTATCAAGCAGACTACATTGGAGTAACTGTTGATGGACCTTATAAACCAGAGCATTACCGCTACTAA
- a CDS encoding geranylgeranylglyceryl/heptaprenylglyceryl phosphate synthase: MAEKNSIYSCLISSISDGKKLLAVLVDPDKMVIENVSGFIKKVNQSIATHIFVGGSTVNINATEILVLEIKKHTKLPIILFPGDVSQITNHADALLFLSLISGDNTEYLIGKHIKAVSKLRGSKLEVIPTGYLLIENGRPTSVEKVTQTKPMSTSSVQNIIDTAKAGELLGMKLVYLEAGSGALQPVPLEIISFVKRELNIPLIVGGGIRTKQQLENAYNSGADLVVIGTAFEDDEAFFDDLRN, encoded by the coding sequence TTGGCAGAAAAAAATTCCATATATAGTTGTTTAATTAGTTCGATTTCCGATGGGAAAAAGCTTTTGGCGGTTTTAGTTGACCCTGACAAAATGGTGATTGAAAACGTTTCGGGTTTTATCAAAAAAGTGAATCAATCTATCGCAACACATATTTTTGTTGGCGGAAGTACTGTAAATATTAATGCTACGGAAATTTTAGTGCTCGAAATAAAAAAGCACACTAAATTACCAATTATACTTTTTCCTGGCGATGTATCACAAATCACTAATCATGCCGATGCGTTGCTATTTCTATCATTAATTTCTGGTGATAATACAGAGTATTTAATTGGGAAACATATCAAAGCAGTTTCAAAATTGAGAGGTTCTAAATTGGAGGTGATCCCAACGGGTTATTTGCTCATTGAGAATGGTAGGCCTACTTCCGTAGAAAAAGTAACCCAAACCAAGCCTATGTCTACAAGTAGTGTTCAAAACATTATTGATACCGCAAAAGCTGGTGAGTTGTTAGGGATGAAACTTGTCTATCTCGAAGCAGGAAGTGGCGCATTACAACCTGTGCCATTAGAAATCATTAGTTTTGTAAAGCGAGAACTAAATATCCCATTAATTGTTGGTGGCGGAATTAGAACTAAGCAACAACTGGAAAACGCATACAACTCTGGAGCAGATCTAGTAGTCATAGGAACCGCTTTTGAGGATGACGAGGCGTTTTTTGATGACCTACGAAATTAA
- a CDS encoding 4'-phosphopantetheinyl transferase family protein, which produces MPLYKTIAPNSQTTVKIWKITESYSELMAPLDLKPKSLERVLGMKSELHQRGFLSVRHLLRSFGYTDQDLYYDDNGKPHLKDGKHISITHSFTFSGVIISSSEIGIDIEKQRDKIAIIAKKFVDYEFNYLSETDEEYVKKLTVIWGIKESLYKLFATPGMLFREHFLVIPFMLEDGETVAWIDYKDKKYRFSTHFLEFEGFTCAFVTT; this is translated from the coding sequence ATGCCACTTTATAAAACTATCGCTCCAAATTCACAAACTACTGTTAAAATCTGGAAGATTACAGAGTCTTACAGTGAGTTAATGGCTCCATTAGATTTAAAGCCCAAAAGTTTAGAACGTGTTCTAGGCATGAAAAGTGAACTGCACCAACGCGGGTTTTTAAGTGTGCGCCATTTATTGAGAAGTTTTGGTTACACAGATCAAGATTTATATTATGATGACAATGGCAAACCACATTTAAAGGATGGTAAGCATATCTCGATAACCCATTCTTTTACGTTCTCTGGGGTTATTATTTCTTCTTCGGAAATTGGCATTGACATAGAAAAGCAGAGAGATAAAATTGCGATCATCGCTAAGAAATTTGTTGATTATGAGTTCAATTACCTCTCTGAAACTGATGAAGAATACGTCAAAAAGCTAACCGTAATCTGGGGAATAAAAGAATCACTATACAAGTTGTTCGCAACTCCAGGTATGCTGTTTAGAGAACATTTCTTGGTCATTCCGTTTATGCTTGAAGACGGAGAAACGGTTGCTTGGATAGATTATAAAGACAAAAAATACAGATTTAGCACTCATTTTTTAGAATTTGAGGGATTTACTTGTGCTTTTGTGACGACATAG
- a CDS encoding Rieske (2Fe-2S) protein, which translates to MKKLLFILPLLLLSNCKGDDTINNCNFLIDVGVNSTLNLNLPEYSQLMFTSEVVYIPNQGNLGVYVINVGNDQYRAWDAADPNHIPETCSLLQREGIEVTCGCVDENRYNLFTGQSLEDPLPCGLKEYRVTVSGNNLIISN; encoded by the coding sequence ATGAAAAAGCTCCTCTTCATCCTACCACTCTTACTTTTAAGTAATTGTAAAGGTGACGATACTATAAACAACTGTAATTTTTTAATTGATGTTGGTGTTAATTCCACTTTAAATCTCAATTTACCAGAATATAGCCAATTGATGTTTACAAGTGAGGTGGTTTATATTCCAAACCAAGGTAATTTAGGGGTTTATGTGATCAATGTGGGCAATGACCAATATAGAGCTTGGGATGCTGCAGACCCAAACCATATACCAGAGACTTGCTCACTTCTACAACGTGAAGGCATTGAGGTGACTTGTGGCTGTGTAGATGAAAATAGATACAATTTATTTACTGGGCAATCTCTTGAAGACCCTTTACCGTGCGGACTTAAAGAATACCGCGTTACAGTATCTGGAAATAATTTAATAATAAGTAATTAA